In Zingiber officinale cultivar Zhangliang chromosome 9B, Zo_v1.1, whole genome shotgun sequence, the genomic window aatttcaaaaattattttaaaaaacttaaaatttcaaaattattttaaaaaaacttaaatttcaaaattattttaaaaactttaacttcaaaattattttaaaaatttaatttcaaaattattttaaaaactttaatttcaaaattatttaaaaaactttaatttcaaaattattttaaaaactttaatttcaaaattatattaaaaacttaaatttcaaagttattttaaaaaaaacttaaatttcaaaaattatttaaaaaacttaaatttcaaagttattttaaaaaaaaacttaaatttcaaaaattatttaaaaactaaaatttcaaaattattttaaaaacttaaatttcaaaattattttaaaaacttaaatttcaaaaattattttaaaactaaaatttcaaatattattttaaaaacttaaatttcaaaaattatttttttttcaaaaactaaaatttcaaaattattttaaaaacttaaatttcaaaattgttttaaaaactttaatttcaaaattgttttaaaaactaaaatttcaaaattattttaaaaacttaaatttcaaaattgttttaaaaactttaatttcaaaattattttaaaaacttaaatttcaaaattgttttaaaaactataatttcaaaattatttttaaaaacttaaatttcaaaattgttttaaaaactttaatttcaaaattattttaaaaactttaatttcaaaattattttaaaaacttaaatttcaaagttattttaaaaaaacttaaatttcaaaaattattttaaaaactaaaatttcaaaattgttttaaaaacttaaatttcaaaattattttaaaaacttaaatttgaaaatttattttaaaatttaaatttcaaaaattattttttttcaaaacttaaaatttcaaaattattttaaaacttaaaatttcaaaattatttaaaaaaaaaaaaaaaaaaattggacacGTAgcacatgaaggcgcctccatcaaggaggaggcgccctcaagcagcggcgggaaatttcccgccgcccactgaaggcgccttaaggaaccccttaaggcgcctccaaaggcgccctaacgattctttaaggcgccttcagcccatCTTTTTGCCACGAACATAAGCGTTTTGCCTCTGTTCGTCCGCGTTTTGCCGCAAGTCGACTTCCTGCGATACTTCCCAACCATGGCGCCTTCTACCCAATTCCTTCCCTTTCATTCCTaactatgcctcctaggtataatttaAACCCTCTTCAATCATTTATTTCCTACATTCTTTACTAGTTTTGCAATATTTCTTATataatgtcaaaaataggaagcgtcgtattgtggataccacaccagcTAGAGCTCCTTCCACGGAcccgagattcccctcggaacagcataggattgatttctctaggtttacctttgagtcaattaaacctagatatattggtcggAAATTTTTGTCCCAACACTGTCAACCCACTATTCAGATGATAAATCACTATCAGCTAGATAAATtggttgactgtaccactacagtcaaccaagatctatgtgcccagttctatcacaaccttgaaaaggttgatgataaaACCTACTCCACCAAAGTTGGAGGTACTGATCTTCAGTTTACACCctccctacttcgcaccagcctagagCTTAGAGAGTCCGACTGTACATtcttatgttacccgagtaggaccctaccctttggtgatccctattcacacattacattagacgacatctacatgcatttctTTGGTGAGGAGAGACCCTTGGGACTGaccgagttcagatccactcttcttcgagttcaggattatgctatatacagagtcctgacagcttgtatactacccttatcatctcgagacgtctcgaagatgcggtcgtcccactcgttctttttgtacgccctcacccagcgccttgacatagacatagccctccatatgtttcataacactATCCTTGTATCCagcacagttacatctggagtagttcatatgccttattgtcatatcctgacccagatattctccagctctaggatagacatcgctagaggggtactcatcccacttaccatttatgatgaggtcggtcagcgtagccttagattagcaggggcagaggtcactgccgaggggattctggcctggaagggccgaccaccaccagttgctgcccctggtgctccagaggccgaggacgcaccagatgcagatgaggagtggcccgatttcctggcagaggactttttcacagatccttccacctctgccggaccctctACTTCTGCTGGGCCTTCATCCtcagcaccactctctgtcgaggacagactaCTCGCCTTGAGATCTAGACCACTCAGACGCGACGGGttgtgctagatagccatcgctttcttcgatctatgcgatccgagatggttgttggtttcgcatctctccgaggcgagcttcggcgtcagggacagcctcagccaccacccgagcagcctctagccgatcctccagctgacgatccaccAACTTGATTCTGTTTCTTAGATATTTGGGCTATGTCATTCACCTCTTGGATCCGCCTATCTTACTCATCCTTTTGACTTGTATCCTGGAGCTTCTAGACTGTTTGGACATGTTATTGAGTACTTATGTGTTTTATTTGAGAGTAGGTGTCttatcttatttttattgttgtctttcaaattctaggaaaaataaatttcacaattcccaatttcctagatttttcataTTTTTGGAATTAGCCTAAACGGTTCCCTTAGAAaacatgttcccctagaattaagccagagcatctcacaaacacctaggtttaccttgattgtgtttgaaagacatagaacggcgtgagatgcatagagttcagcctggactcaagaatgcttatatctgtgcatcgatatgagtctgggcgttaaacacgcaataaacatcaatcaagtcaagtcttccagctctagtcaaatctaactggaccaaattgacttgacttgactaaccatgtgaaagttgttgccctataggcagtcagcaagtagctaaaggttagacagttggtaaaagaCACTCAGTTTTCTgattaagcatgttttgatctttagggctctgatacctcttaaaaatcaatctattaaacttgacccatgcttggatttaaggaccaactgacttattaaaaccaaattttagatactttgctcctttcttgtcctaaaatataaatattgttttaacttaagctaagttctcaaaattcaatacttgtaaaaagctaagctaagttccaatcttaattttcaaaactttgttGAACTCAGATAACTTTTTAAATTAGTGCACAGTCTCCAAACAGTTCTATAATCCTAACTAATtttccaaagagctaacatcatattttcacttagctaaaaataagAAGGGATTGATAAGTGGTCTCAAAATCtagctattttttaaaaatgactACTCttgattatttttgatatatggcaaagggggagagtattgtaaatgtaaaattcaaacttaaaataatataaaagggggagcaacagttaagggggagcatatagttggCACTAAAaattagcaaatttgctttgttAAATATGTTTATCTAttcttagcaaatttgcctgtgttaaaagtaTTTATCTATTcatctgtttacttaactttgaatttgagttaccataatcaaaaagggggagattgttggtgcgggaagcatccgacgatcgaactcgtgttttgataatggcataggattcaaagttaaggcgttttgtaatctaacaagtctgcttgaggatttcaggaaagtcctaactgcggttgggCAAAGGTgaaaatcttagggggtggtaaccctaggtcatagggggtggtaaccctatgcggaaggtcttggcaggtcgatggcttcaggcaaaagtcctaggggggtaaccctaggtggaaagtcctggtgtcgtgaactaggtgaaagactagactagctgggaagcggatgtctaacagaaagtccggaagcgtcgagtagGTGAGGattgactggcaacaggtaaatctcctgagtggagtaggtgaggacgcgttccccgtagagggaacagtaggcgtcgggtcgacctagggtttccggtcggaaatccgaagtcagacccggacagtccggagactgtcataacaattcttatcatattcattctgttatttatgctaactttgtgttgcaggatattatttgggactaacacatcttgcaggtacaaagaaatgggatttttcctcggatgaacagtatccgaggcgcctccatggagcttggaggcgcctcgggtgcaaaggctgacCTAGCTGCGAAagttcattgaaggcgccttcatgggagtataaggcgccttgagtaggctataaggcgccttaaagggatgaagttcgaccagatcagatttgatccacgcggaagactcggcagcatggaggagccttgaacagccttcaaggcgccttgaacaccctttataagggggtttcgaccagcacttcaatacATCAAATTTCAAGTGAttccagtgctacgtgctgctcaaaacaacgtttcgaagtgctgctacttgtgcccgatgaccaggagctccggatcttcatttctttgtcgtcggtataattatttattgtcgtttattgtacttcaacttttaatttttatcgagcttatagttgttgcccaccggaagcgattaggatcgcgggccttcgagtaggagtcgccttatgctccaaacgaagtaaatcctccgtgttcttctgtctgtgtttgtcttttctatttccgctgtatttactcgtacgttttaaatcgaacaattccgataattcaaacaatttagccacgagcgctattcacccccgccctctagcgcgtctcgatccaacaattggtatcagagcccggactgccagaaggtttaaccaccgactgtgcacaagagctatggtctgattgagccatgtgggtacaatattgacctcgaacaaagaaagtgggggctcctatgttcggatcaagaggaccaaacaccaggcaggaagtcctagttgcgactaggcaaggaagtcctagtaggtcgggtggaccgagggcaggaagacctagtgggtcgaggatcggacgtgggaagcctatggtcctttgtttgagggggagattgttggggttgcaaggttgcaaacatagtcccatattggaaacacatgggaaagatcatgggtttataagagaaaagatatctctattggcatgaggccttttggggagagcccaagagcaaaatcatgagggcttaggcccaaagtggacaatatcatgcaattgtggagatatctaaattcttttcgatcctaccaGGGTCTCGAGTGTAAGAGATAACAaccttattatcacaataaattattacTGACCTCCTACTATCTGCTATAATCCCTAAGTCATCTAATAGTCTTCAAAGCTAAATACTCTCTTGAACTACTAATGAACAAGCCACAAGCTCAGCCTTCATCTTAGATAGAGCAACACATGTTTGCTTCTTACTACTCGAGCAAATGGATTTGCCATTGAGCAAGAAAGCAAAACCTTATGTAGATTTACGTTTATCCAAATCACCTCCCCAACCAGCATTTGAGTATCCCATAAGTCGTGAATCACCTCCTCTATAACACAAAGAGAAGTTTGCAATTCCTTTTAGATATGAAAAAATCCTCTTTACTACTCTCCAGTGAGCCCTTCTAGGATTTGCTTGATATCTACATACCAAACCGACTGCATAACCTATATTTGGTCatatacatagcattgcatacattagactttctACTGCACTGGAATAAGGTACTTTACTCATTTCCCTTATTTCTActtgagttttaggacacatatccAAGCTCAGACCTTCACCTTTAGTGATTGGAGTATTAATGGGATTACTATCACTCATACCAAAGCGCTCAAGAATTTTCTTAATGTAGGTCTCTTGTAAAAGATCCAACACTCTTCTCGAGCAATCCCTCTAGATCTTTACTCCAAGGATGAACTCAACTTcactcatgtctttcatgtcaaagtTAGATGATAACTATGTTTTTGCTCATGAAGTGCTTTGGAAAGTTACAAGGATTCCAACGGTTGGAACCTCACCAGATAAGAAATTTGTTGATAAATTCCTATAGTTGTTAAAAAAATCATAGTCAAACAGTTAACTCTGCAACAACAAACTGCCTAGCCACCAATAATCACATGAAGACTCACAGAAATCGTAATTGGTTCAGAGAGCAAATTGCTTGACAAGTCCCTACATTTTTTTACATCAAGCTCAAGAAAACTGATTAAAGAAACAACtatataacaaaagaaaacaagggaATGTAAAAACCATAAGATGGTAAGGTGCACAAGTTCTCTAATCTCGGGTGGAATGTTCCCTTGAAGGTAATTAGCTCTCAGATACCTTGAAAAATAAGTAATGTGACAACTTCATGCAACAATATATAGTAAATTCTCATTGCCAATAACTATaatcgataaaaaaaatatatgaatagaAGAAAATGCATACAATGCTGTTAGCTCAGTGCAGTTCTTTATGGAATAGGACCGTGTAAGCGGTTTTGGTACAAAGCCCTGCCACAATGATAATTTCATCCTTGAAAGAATTCCATCACTATAGCTACTTAAGATTAGAAATTTTATCTTCAGTACTATCTCAAATCTAGATCAAACACTAGCAAGAGAAATGTAATTAAGAAAGAGTATATTGAATAgaacaatttaaaaattaatatagtgATCTACCAAATGGTGGCTCACAGTCTCCTTGTTTGGGATTTCATATTTCATATTACATCATTTCacgtttattttttttgttagaatCACCATGCATTCGAAGGTGTTCTAGTAGGAAAAAAAGGAGCTAAAAGaaaaatgtgcttacaatctTTGAAGCCTCCGAATCCGGTCAATGCTTAGAAGATGATGCCATTGAGCTGCATATAAGGAAAGTCACTGTAATGGAAATAGGAATTGGTAAGGCAAGCTTCCAAAACCTAAAATACTAATACAGATAAAAGAAAATACATCCATGAATAATGCATCCATGTTAAAAAATACATCCATGAACAGGAATAAAAAAATTGGAACAAGAATAATATAATTCAGGCATGGTTGTTAATCACAATTTGTCTCACGAGTTTCTGATGCTccagcccaaaatataattttccaATAAATATTTTGTTAAGCATTGGGATCTTAAGATCCTATGACTCCACAATATTTATAGATAGGATCTTAATCCAAAACAAACAAATATGTCAAGAGATACAACTTACAGTGTTATATTAGATATAAATTTTTTACAATGATACTAGATTACCTGTCAAGTGTGACACTTATGACGAATGCCTGACCAGCTAAATAGTAAGGAGCACCTTCTGGAACTTCCTACTCAACCAGAGAAACAAGACTAAAGCATAGAAACTGGATAGATTTAttaaagtgaataatatcattaTTTACCAATTACCTTCTCTCCTTTGTGTGGAGGATCATTCCTCTCTCCAAAATTCATAATCCTTTTGCTCATTGCAAATATCAGGAATAGCAGACCAGATATTATGGTGTGGAATCATGATCCTTTTGCTCATTGCAAGATACCCTTTTATTAATCCTAGGGGAATTCATCAATTGTTGATTACTacctaaaaataattaatttgaatttaaactaATCATCATAAAATATGATGGCAAAAAGTACCTGTCATCGAGAGAACCATTACATTGAATTGGAGTAGATGGTGGATGTCTTCCAGGAAGAGGAATAAGTAATATTTTGTCAGCAAACAATTGAAGATCTATTGTTAGACCATTAGTTCTCTTGATATCTGCAATCTTTCATAAACAAAAGAGAAAACTCTCAATGCTAACCAATCTGCACTTGTCACTAGATGCTTGAAAGATCTAAAAGTGAAAAACTATGGGAAATTGACAAATGTTAATCAAAGGACTACATAATGGAGAGAAAGGATAGCAACATCTAATAGTTATCACACATTTACTGATTTAGGATTCAAGAGAAATAAGTAAAACCAAGATTTTTTTAGCAATATTCATCAAAAGAAACTTTTTCCCCCTCATTTCTTAAACAAGATCAACATTTAGTAAAGAAAAAACCGAATTACCTCAACACCGTACTTTATGGCGACGCTTGCAAGTGTGTCCAACTTGGATACATGATGCTCGATGTACTTCAACGCACAAGGAGACGAGGGAGGAGCAAaggtatcatattttctctcatgggAAAGAGACCCCATCGCTATAGGGTgaatgcaacaaaaaaaattgGGGGAGAAAACCTAGAATGACATCAGTTTCTTCGATCAGCGACGCAAGCAGGTGGAAGAAGGtgaacaaatcaaaataaaagaaGGAATTGGTAACGCAAACAAATCGAGAAACGTAAAGTAACCTAGATCATCAGTAGATTTGGAACTCCATATCACATCCTGGCCTCCGTCGCGCACGCTCCCATGATCCGAACCCTCGCTATTGCCCTGCAATCGCTCTTCCCGACTGTTACTGCTCCTACGCGGCTCCAGTGagcgagagattgtgagaaaagagGGGCGAAAATGCTTAGGGATAGAGAAGGTAAGGggggaatgcggcggcaaaaaaatttcggggagagggaaagaaaaaaaatggcgaaggggaaaaacggcgaaggaaaaaaataccggtattcaacatcacttaatagacaacggttttcaaaaaccgttgtcgtaattcCAAAAAAGCGCACAAAGacaatagttttcaaaaattattgtcgtagcctttaaaaaccgttgtcgtagccccaaaaaaatataaatagacaatgatttttaaaaaccattgtcgtaggcaaaaaaaaattgctaaaagacaacgatttttgttaaaaccattgttaaaaggcaaaacaaCAACGATTTGgcataaaaccgttgttgtttcagtgttgttgaatgaggattttgttgtagtgatcgcAGTTCTTCCCGACCACCATGGCTAGGTCGCATTCCTGAGCACTTGTGCTGAGAGTGCAGATGAGAAGTTTTTTGTGTGGCTAAACATGTGCACCAAGCATTTCTTCTCGAGCTTCCTAAGCATCTCTGCGTGCCCAGACGTCCTGAGAAAACTCTGCGCATGTGATATTTAGCTAGGTTTGCGAGTTTCTCACTCGTAAATTCATTGAACAGTTGGTCAACGAAGTGCATCAAATTAACTTGGCTCAGATACCAATGTAGGATGTTTATAAAAGTAAAACACACAATTTACTTCTACTTTACGGAAATTAAATCTTGTGCCTTGATTGGTGATGCACCAATTATCGACACTGCAAACCTTCAAAATTGTTGTTAACTCTAGCCATGGACTGCTTAAAGTCGAGATGATAGTTACGTATCTAGAACTATCAATGTTATGTCACAACATTTCAACCCTTAACATGGTGATATGTGTGATGATAGTCCTCTTTTGTTCTTCTCAACAAGATAAAGACTATCACTCTCTTCTTTCTTAGACTcccttcccttttctttctttctctcctaCATACTTCACACAAGAAGTATGTATTTATAGGAAAAGATAAGAATGGGGGGTTACTTACATTAGGGAGTTACTTACCTTCATATTAATGCCCCATAGTGGGCATAGGCTACTTACATATATTAATGCCTCATAGTGGGCATAGGTTATTGatattgtttatttgagttttatATTTTGGTTTGATTTCCTAGATTTTCAATTGATTATTGAGCTTCAATCATGCTTTCACCCATGATAAATGAGTTTAATTACTAGTTGGGCTCTGATGAATTTTGTATCAAATGTGGATTTATTTGTTAACAATATGTTGATTCATCTTTGAAGGTAGACAAGGAAGAATAATCTGAACTCTACATCAGTTTTGGGATTTAATATGGGCCATGGATGAAGTGTTGCTCAGATCTGCTACTTGAAGAATGTGGATCGTTAGATCTGTTCGAGGAGGATCTGAACCATATAGTTTAGATCTCAGATCTGGAGGAGAAAATAAAAGTTGGAGGGAAGCTACAGTTGGGGTATCAGCGATTTTCTCTGGTGGAGAAGGGGAGCAAGGAGGAAGGAAGTTGATGGAGATTTGAGTTAGGGCTAGCTTTCACCTTCAACAACTTTTTCTTGGAGTCACTGGGTTGAGAGAAACATCTTGACCAATTCTTTTCCAAAACTCAACGGTTGCGGAAACATCGTCGAGTTGTCAAGACTCTAGATCTAGGCTCATTTCTCTTTGCTTAGAGCTCAATAACGTTCCTTTTAGTGTAGTGAGTGCTTGGGAGTTCCCAGCTCACCGGATTTCTATCTTTTTGCTATCAAATCTGGTACTATTTTCTTGCTTGAGTCTTACTGTTTAGATTCTAATGGACCATATGCGCAATGATGCAAATGACTCTGTTCTTGTTTTTGATTGCATGTGAACATTGAGATTGATTTTGGACTCAAGTTCCTAAGTCTTGATTTAGTTTGGTTTTGAATTAAGTTCTTGCAATTACTATATGATCAAGATTTCCATTCTTTAACTCATAACTTGTTAGATTCATTTCTGTTCTGAGGCTGAATCCAATTAGTGGTGCTCATAGTTAGGTGAACAATTTCAAGAATTTGTTCTTGTTAGTTTGCATTCATGAAAGAGAACATTAGATGATAAAACCTATGAGTCTTATCTAGGTGGTTTAGTTAGTTAGGATCTGAACTACAAGAAAATCTCTATATAAATCTAAGAAGTGAATCGATCTAAGGGAGTTAACAGTACCGATCCTAGGGTCTACTCTACTAACCTAGTTTGAGAGAGATTTTAGGTAGTATTTGAAACCAAGATTATTACGACACAAGTTTTGGTTGTCAATTACTTACATGTATCAATACCCCATAGTGGGCATAAGTTACTTACATGTATCAATACCCTATAGTGGGCATAAGTTACTTATAGATCATTATGCAATTGCAATCTCTCACTTATGATTATATTTCTCTTGAGTTGTGTAGTCCTTATCTTTAGTTTTGTTCCTTTCCTGTGCCAAGTGTGTGGCTTTGTTCTCTCCTGCTTCAAGTATGAGTAATATTTCAACACTATTCAAGATGAACTCATTGAATGTGTTTCTATTTTGTTTGGTTCCTTTGCAGAGTTGTTGCGAATAGTTGGAGGATTTCATTATCAGAGTTGATCATCACAAAAAAAGTACTCCCAAATTTTTCTTTCATCATTCAACATTCATTTATCTTCATAAGCTCATGATGCATTGTAAATACAATAATGTTTTGTCAAACCATTTCACTGCCTATTTTTCATCTCTTCAGTAATTCATAAAATTTCCAATGGTTGTAGTACTCAAGATGAGGTTAAGATCTAGGGTTTTGTTCGTATTGCAAAGGGTTTCTTTTCA contains:
- the LOC122023015 gene encoding lysM and putative peptidoglycan-binding domain-containing protein 1-like encodes the protein MGSLSHERKYDTFAPPSSPCALKYIEHHVSKLDTLASVAIKYGVEIADIKRTNGLTIDLQLFADKILLIPLPGRHPPSTPIQCNGSLDDRIMNFGERNDPPHKGEKEVPEGAPYYLAGQAFVISVTLDRGGDSRLMGYSNAGWGGDLDKRKST